A region from the Variovorax sp. RKNM96 genome encodes:
- a CDS encoding toxin VasX, whose amino-acid sequence MATLEICEACSRGDCFAIYPTRFGVYPFLKSMPKMVHCEEDAPDHFYPHTVAPFPPLPNYLLVGPKPSQHTLTGGEWGLKVIQEAFVYLCFKNPDGSARFWEYFRADENGIFTRVQSVSDNVEESKVFCSRSGHPLYNKFIRISHAHTGKVAIGYSLNWLTRAQRDALLENEAALMTTIDLDQLKAKIVPDKQSGALAYKVESAESFDKIFEHQSSSDGSYQRTDLENDVHELDLAHPDLHFPAFATFYSGKKAVFRAGDSPAMFELMTRCTKDGSGNAASVPIILGLFDPLGTAEEFNQATSLAIVNHQIWQENHAWPLGSISEYERIAGAPVDDLLAADEAYNNAVQAELERVSRSTRDLLPNTPPRPAKLQRLDEHLRMGWTGEVRALLDEQDRVRKVIDIHAANHRNWIDLKGRNSQKRAFLLACEVFMRKGDDMLVDHASESFSEGTSVLTHPEFWGELVLAQVKREKDNVYSTAVRWARRGAISGKETVRDVVVKFYQKRVENLLLASAEITPKKLAEKDYQELVKNMIDEEVREVMVTANRAAFAFTALSAISQIWMMYMKRSDTTPEGRKNNWGRFFLTLLDARSLYLQAVTPGAFFYDEVIAGQKVSNKRPLIQGTLPNTKDVRIDLHYRRMFSSTKSEIVSVVPRAEIAETALEAAKPAPIPKYNLVEYLQKTSKMSWLATGLLSAGNVCYFLAALDAREQAAGHNNQQLANSQIALMVTLGLEVTRSLATRLFMAEACPFLLGPWGAVILIVMFLGIFIWQELVETREIEPYGLFLRRTYFGNGELDRHHEHFYRREIFFQRYPSLDAERLGFVKTQHAIRVTYRVDDERADFKFTFDNPESGAIINVYHDVNGDGARKMLIGHYEFGLVSEEGGMTTYGNTWVYRSVPQLQRHANLLETDKFQAERLLPMLTNEGLTVKSNSTIGRCVFSIDYIPRPAEHAYFVNAIFVDHRGEDDIYIETDEDRTYRQ is encoded by the coding sequence ATGGCCACTCTTGAAATCTGCGAAGCATGCAGCCGTGGAGATTGCTTTGCGATCTACCCGACGCGCTTCGGCGTCTATCCGTTCCTCAAGTCGATGCCCAAGATGGTTCATTGCGAGGAGGACGCGCCCGATCACTTCTATCCGCACACGGTCGCGCCGTTTCCACCGCTGCCCAACTACCTGCTGGTCGGCCCGAAGCCGTCGCAGCACACGCTGACCGGCGGCGAGTGGGGGCTGAAGGTCATCCAGGAGGCCTTCGTCTACCTGTGCTTTAAGAACCCCGATGGCTCGGCGCGCTTCTGGGAGTATTTCCGCGCCGACGAGAACGGCATCTTCACCCGCGTGCAGAGCGTGAGCGACAACGTCGAGGAGAGCAAGGTCTTCTGCAGCCGCAGCGGCCACCCGCTGTACAACAAGTTCATCCGCATCAGCCATGCGCACACCGGCAAGGTCGCGATCGGCTACTCGCTCAACTGGCTGACCAGGGCGCAACGGGATGCGTTGCTGGAGAACGAGGCCGCGCTGATGACCACCATCGACCTGGACCAGCTGAAGGCCAAGATCGTGCCCGACAAGCAGTCGGGCGCGCTGGCCTACAAGGTGGAGAGCGCCGAGTCCTTCGACAAGATCTTCGAGCACCAGAGCAGTTCCGACGGGTCGTACCAGCGAACCGACCTCGAAAACGACGTGCACGAACTGGACCTTGCGCATCCCGATCTGCACTTCCCCGCATTCGCCACCTTCTATTCCGGAAAGAAAGCGGTGTTCAGGGCCGGCGACTCGCCCGCGATGTTCGAACTGATGACCCGATGCACGAAGGACGGCTCGGGCAACGCCGCCAGTGTGCCGATCATCCTGGGCTTGTTCGACCCGCTGGGCACCGCCGAGGAATTCAATCAAGCGACCTCGCTGGCCATCGTCAACCACCAGATCTGGCAGGAGAACCATGCCTGGCCGCTGGGCAGCATCAGCGAGTACGAGCGTATTGCCGGCGCTCCCGTCGACGACCTGCTTGCCGCCGACGAGGCCTACAACAATGCGGTCCAGGCGGAGTTGGAGCGTGTGAGCAGAAGCACGCGCGATCTGCTCCCCAACACCCCGCCCCGGCCCGCGAAACTGCAGCGGCTCGACGAGCACCTGCGCATGGGCTGGACCGGTGAGGTAAGGGCACTGCTCGACGAGCAGGACCGCGTTCGCAAGGTCATCGACATCCATGCGGCCAATCACCGCAACTGGATCGACCTGAAGGGCCGGAACTCGCAGAAGCGGGCCTTTCTGCTGGCCTGCGAAGTGTTCATGAGAAAGGGCGACGACATGCTCGTGGACCATGCGAGCGAGTCCTTTTCCGAAGGCACGTCGGTGCTCACGCATCCGGAGTTCTGGGGCGAACTGGTCCTGGCGCAGGTCAAGCGGGAAAAGGACAACGTCTATTCCACGGCCGTGCGCTGGGCGCGCCGCGGCGCCATCTCGGGTAAGGAAACCGTTCGCGACGTGGTCGTGAAGTTCTACCAGAAGCGCGTGGAAAACCTGCTCCTGGCCAGTGCGGAGATCACGCCGAAGAAGCTCGCCGAAAAGGACTACCAGGAGCTGGTCAAGAACATGATCGACGAGGAAGTGCGCGAGGTGATGGTGACGGCCAATCGGGCCGCCTTCGCCTTCACCGCGTTGAGCGCAATCTCCCAGATCTGGATGATGTACATGAAGCGCAGCGACACAACACCGGAGGGGCGCAAGAACAACTGGGGGCGCTTTTTCCTCACGCTGCTCGACGCGCGTTCGCTGTACCTGCAGGCGGTGACGCCGGGGGCGTTCTTCTACGACGAGGTCATCGCCGGCCAGAAGGTCAGCAACAAGCGGCCATTGATCCAGGGCACTTTGCCCAACACCAAGGATGTGCGGATCGACTTGCACTACAGGCGGATGTTCTCCTCGACGAAGTCCGAGATCGTGAGCGTCGTGCCCCGGGCGGAGATCGCGGAAACCGCGCTCGAGGCGGCCAAGCCCGCCCCCATCCCGAAGTACAACCTGGTCGAATACCTCCAGAAGACATCGAAGATGTCGTGGCTGGCGACCGGCTTACTGTCGGCCGGCAATGTCTGTTACTTCCTGGCCGCACTCGATGCACGCGAACAGGCGGCCGGACACAACAACCAGCAGCTTGCGAACTCGCAGATTGCCCTGATGGTCACGCTCGGGCTGGAGGTGACCCGCTCGCTGGCGACGCGCCTGTTTATGGCGGAGGCATGTCCGTTTCTGCTCGGCCCCTGGGGGGCGGTCATCCTCATCGTGATGTTCCTGGGCATCTTCATCTGGCAGGAGCTCGTGGAAACGAGAGAGATCGAGCCCTACGGCCTGTTCTTGCGGCGCACGTATTTCGGCAACGGTGAGCTTGATCGGCACCATGAGCATTTCTACCGGCGCGAGATCTTCTTCCAGCGCTATCCCTCGCTCGACGCCGAGCGGCTGGGATTCGTCAAGACCCAGCACGCGATCCGCGTGACGTACCGGGTGGACGACGAGCGGGCGGATTTCAAGTTCACCTTCGACAACCCGGAGTCGGGCGCGATCATCAACGTGTACCACGACGTCAACGGCGACGGCGCCCGCAAGATGCTTATAGGCCACTATGAGTTCGGCCTGGTCAGTGAGGAAGGCGGCATGACGACCTACGGCAACACATGGGTGTACCGCTCGGTGCCGCAGCTGCAACGGCACGCGAACCTCCTGGAGACCGACAAGTTCCAGGCGGAACGCCTGCTCCCCATGCTGACGAACGAAGGGCTCACGGTGAAGAGCAACTCGACCATCGGCCGGTGCGTGTTCTCGATCGACTACATTCCGCGCCCCGCCGAGCATGCGTATTTCGTGAATGCGATCTTCGTGGACCATCGGGGCGAGGACGATATTTACATCGAAACCGACGAAGACCGGACCTACCGGCAGTGA
- a CDS encoding DUF4123 domain-containing protein: MDTQGTRRIHAFDGWRHAAVFIDPFLFDPLHKHALAWETMPSVVHKKLLRSPREQVHEDQMPYVLWMPLNSDTRALLHDLQDIARAEANWIPTEGEARTQPRTVTGFMAGALVDQGADKLRIVLGRMRLVMDSAGRQRIFRFWDPRVMQHLALRGARPQAIDLAASLHPQDGAMSWLYFDSLGRPARHDIAGGAWTSDTDFPRNLQLDERMEGELKRWGTLNKALLHALAQDARQFAALDMAKIFERILAPNLAPFESMSGLDEDDKAALAFIRHATGRAFEHDETVMREVFVRKKQGSGAASFMQDLDYFLARDSFEADPTSSSAEKNGHS; encoded by the coding sequence ATGGACACACAGGGCACGCGCCGCATCCATGCTTTCGATGGCTGGCGCCATGCGGCGGTGTTCATCGATCCGTTCCTGTTCGACCCGCTGCACAAGCATGCGCTGGCGTGGGAGACCATGCCGTCCGTCGTGCACAAGAAGCTGCTGCGCAGTCCGCGCGAGCAGGTGCACGAGGACCAGATGCCCTATGTGCTGTGGATGCCGCTGAACAGCGACACGCGGGCGCTTCTGCACGACCTGCAGGACATTGCGCGCGCCGAGGCGAACTGGATCCCGACGGAGGGAGAGGCCCGGACGCAGCCCCGTACCGTGACGGGCTTCATGGCGGGCGCACTGGTCGATCAGGGGGCCGACAAGCTGCGCATCGTCCTTGGCAGGATGCGGCTGGTCATGGACTCTGCTGGCAGGCAGCGCATCTTCAGGTTCTGGGATCCGCGCGTGATGCAGCACCTGGCGCTGCGTGGCGCAAGGCCGCAGGCGATCGACCTAGCGGCATCGCTTCATCCGCAGGACGGTGCGATGTCGTGGCTCTATTTCGACTCGCTGGGCCGGCCCGCCCGTCACGACATTGCAGGCGGGGCGTGGACGTCCGACACGGACTTTCCGCGGAACCTGCAACTCGACGAGCGGATGGAAGGGGAACTCAAGCGCTGGGGGACGCTGAACAAGGCGCTCCTGCATGCGCTCGCGCAGGACGCGCGGCAGTTCGCAGCGCTGGACATGGCCAAGATCTTCGAGCGCATCCTCGCGCCGAACCTGGCGCCCTTCGAGTCGATGAGCGGCCTGGACGAGGACGACAAGGCAGCCCTCGCATTCATCCGGCATGCCACCGGAAGGGCGTTCGAGCACGACGAGACAGTGATGCGGGAGGTCTTCGTGCGCAAGAAGCAGGGCTCCGGCGCCGCCTCGTTCATGCAGGACCTGGACTATTTCCTCGCCCGAGATTCTTTCGAAGCCGATCCAACCAGCAGCAGCGCTGAAAAAAATGGCCACTCTTGA
- a CDS encoding type VI secretion system Vgr family protein, producing the protein MTDFNSASLGAQLRAGTTQQDRLLVLHTPLGDNKLLAERLDGVESLDDGGFRFELTALSDDAHIELKTLMGQGVRLDLQTAQSRTELRPFHGHVTEAECISSNGGMARYRIVIEPWLAFLRHRQDSCLFQHQSVFDIVEAVFARYQSQGKLAVQWRWEIAQRDIYPVRGITTQYHESDFDFVVRLLAEEGLCYWFEHATGKDGNLGSHTLVIADHNGAFRANAQASIRFHRADASETEDTIQQWRGSRQLQTNSLAQQSWDYKSVSARPVQQQSRGAGHRTLQWSDDPGAYGWETSAQGERLLSNALQALELRNKRFEGQSAVRTLAPATTFTLSGHEQHDKDSEEDRRFAVLAVRHIARNNFDEDLKAGVGERLGLPDIATVFDASDADNGQDSGNAAAKPDTVTHYRNDFATVRAAIPYRPLSVDGHGQRIHPKPSVHGSQSAIVIGVGENVPVHTDRDHRIKVQFHWQRGSGASARQPRADGQDNAPASDRLGAWVRVAAGAAGDNWGQVTLPRVGQEVLVEFHHGDIDRPVVVAALYNGAGQTDAQHNEKSAGAAQSTGNAPAWFAGEGKEAKEHAHNAVFSGIKTQELSASQSGDGGYNQLVFDDTPGQGSTSLATTQASSRLHLGHHKQQDDNARGKARGHGAELATTAQGAIRAGSGLLVSAHAQQNAKGAFMASREAQQQTKQAEELATSLAKSAQTQKAKLKDEGAPEQLPAIEALKHVAEVLGATQEGSAAQSGSGEIKATEGGQGSVTAYSEPHLQFSAPMGIGFVTPKEAIAVSGKNTAIVANQDIDLPAQGQIAMSVAKGVSIYTLGAKAAEGGEPNQERGITLHAASGSVTLQSQKGATKIAADKKVTIASTTKTVVVEAPTHVLLTSAGAYIKLEGSSIKIHAPGKVTFRGMHNFVGPKGDSASNPLLPGDYEGCATAMQQASEVGDALV; encoded by the coding sequence ATGACGGACTTCAATTCGGCTTCGCTCGGCGCGCAATTGCGTGCGGGCACGACGCAGCAGGATCGGTTGCTGGTGCTGCACACGCCCCTGGGCGACAACAAGCTCCTGGCCGAACGGCTCGATGGCGTGGAGTCTCTCGACGACGGCGGCTTCCGCTTCGAACTCACTGCGCTGAGCGACGACGCGCACATCGAACTCAAGACCCTGATGGGCCAGGGCGTGCGCCTGGACTTGCAGACCGCGCAGAGCCGCACCGAACTGCGCCCCTTCCACGGCCACGTGACCGAAGCCGAGTGCATCTCGAGCAACGGTGGCATGGCCCGCTACCGCATCGTCATCGAGCCCTGGCTCGCGTTCCTGCGCCATCGCCAGGACAGTTGCCTGTTCCAGCACCAGAGCGTGTTCGACATCGTCGAAGCCGTGTTCGCCCGCTACCAGAGCCAAGGCAAGCTCGCCGTGCAATGGCGCTGGGAAATCGCCCAGCGCGACATCTATCCGGTGCGCGGCATCACCACCCAGTACCACGAGAGCGACTTCGACTTCGTCGTGCGCCTGCTGGCCGAAGAAGGCCTGTGCTACTGGTTTGAACATGCGACCGGCAAGGACGGCAACCTCGGCAGCCACACCCTCGTCATTGCCGACCACAACGGTGCCTTCCGTGCCAATGCGCAGGCCAGCATCCGCTTTCACCGCGCCGATGCGAGTGAGACCGAAGACACCATCCAGCAATGGCGCGGCAGCCGCCAGCTGCAGACCAACAGCCTCGCGCAGCAGAGCTGGGACTACAAGAGCGTGAGCGCCAGGCCGGTGCAGCAGCAAAGCCGAGGCGCAGGCCACCGCACCCTGCAGTGGAGCGATGACCCCGGCGCCTACGGCTGGGAGACCTCCGCCCAAGGCGAACGCCTCCTGTCCAACGCCCTGCAGGCCCTCGAATTGCGCAACAAGCGCTTCGAAGGCCAGAGCGCCGTGCGCACCCTGGCACCCGCCACCACCTTCACCCTGAGCGGCCACGAGCAGCACGACAAGGACAGCGAAGAGGACCGCCGCTTCGCCGTACTGGCCGTGCGCCACATCGCACGCAACAACTTTGACGAAGACCTCAAGGCCGGTGTTGGCGAACGTCTCGGCCTGCCGGACATCGCCACCGTGTTCGATGCGAGTGACGCCGACAACGGGCAAGACAGCGGCAATGCCGCAGCCAAACCCGACACCGTCACCCACTACCGCAACGACTTCGCCACCGTGCGCGCGGCCATTCCTTATCGGCCGCTGAGCGTGGACGGCCACGGCCAGCGCATCCACCCCAAGCCCAGCGTGCATGGCAGCCAGAGCGCCATCGTCATCGGCGTGGGTGAGAACGTTCCCGTGCACACCGATCGCGACCACCGCATCAAGGTGCAGTTCCACTGGCAGCGCGGCAGCGGCGCCAGCGCAAGACAGCCCCGCGCCGATGGCCAGGACAACGCCCCTGCCTCTGACCGCTTGGGCGCCTGGGTGCGCGTGGCGGCCGGCGCTGCGGGCGACAACTGGGGCCAGGTCACCCTGCCGCGCGTGGGGCAGGAAGTGCTGGTGGAGTTCCACCACGGCGACATTGACCGCCCGGTGGTCGTTGCTGCGCTCTACAACGGCGCGGGCCAGACCGACGCCCAGCACAACGAGAAGTCCGCAGGTGCGGCCCAATCCACCGGCAACGCCCCGGCCTGGTTCGCCGGTGAAGGCAAGGAGGCCAAGGAGCACGCGCACAACGCCGTCTTTTCCGGCATCAAGACCCAGGAACTCAGTGCGAGCCAGAGCGGCGACGGCGGCTACAACCAGCTGGTCTTCGACGACACGCCCGGACAGGGCAGCACGAGCCTAGCCACCACTCAGGCCAGCAGCCGGTTGCACCTGGGACACCACAAGCAGCAGGACGACAACGCGCGCGGGAAGGCGCGCGGGCACGGTGCCGAGCTGGCTACGACCGCGCAGGGTGCGATCCGCGCTGGATCAGGCCTGCTCGTGAGCGCGCATGCCCAGCAGAACGCCAAGGGCGCCTTCATGGCCAGCCGCGAGGCACAACAGCAAACGAAACAGGCCGAAGAACTGGCCACCTCGCTGGCCAAGAGTGCGCAGACGCAGAAGGCGAAGCTCAAGGATGAAGGTGCACCTGAACAACTCCCCGCCATTGAGGCGCTGAAGCATGTGGCCGAAGTCCTCGGGGCGACGCAGGAAGGCAGCGCGGCGCAATCAGGCAGCGGCGAAATCAAGGCCACCGAAGGCGGCCAGGGCAGCGTCACTGCATACAGCGAGCCGCACCTGCAGTTCAGCGCGCCGATGGGCATCGGCTTCGTGACGCCGAAGGAGGCGATTGCCGTCAGTGGCAAGAACACGGCCATCGTCGCCAACCAGGACATCGACCTGCCGGCGCAGGGGCAGATCGCGATGAGTGTGGCCAAGGGGGTGAGCATCTACACCCTGGGCGCCAAGGCGGCAGAAGGCGGCGAGCCCAACCAGGAGCGCGGCATCACGCTTCACGCAGCCAGCGGCAGCGTGACGCTACAGAGCCAGAAGGGCGCGACCAAGATCGCGGCCGACAAGAAGGTGACGATCGCCAGCACAACGAAGACCGTGGTTGTCGAGGCGCCGACGCACGTGCTGCTGACCAGCGCCGGGGCATACATCAAGCTCGAAGGCTCGAGCATCAAGATCCACGCACCGGGGAAGGTGACATTCAGGGGGATGCACAACTTCGTCGGGCCGAAGGGGGACAGCGCGAGCAACCCCTTGCTGCCGGGCGACTACGAAGGCTGCGCTACCGCGATGCAGCAGGCCAGCGAAGTCGGCGATGCGCTGGTCTGA